A single Primulina eburnea isolate SZY01 chromosome 11, ASM2296580v1, whole genome shotgun sequence DNA region contains:
- the LOC140804260 gene encoding wings apart-like protein 2 yields the protein MQKFRKKPYFLSGMIVRKYGRRSRDLTRSYSGANSLSDVVFDSPSQGFSQDVYNFTLSSQDSARCNWSDPDGFNSSQETRKLTILPSVKDGDFDGGLWKPKKVKLFDVDLETYGSSSSQDSREFAIPSCGYVGEDGILEFSDGGFRKPKKVKKINSDPHGFDSSLEIHQSKGGENKVFEISHGEFWESAEFKNVDYDSYGLNSSQELSELGISLPRKCKADGDPWKFDEVSRKPIKKRKKENVFSQKKKNKTNMKIKELVSADVGLASTLMETQEFGEMMEHMDEVNFALDGLMKGQQVTVRRASLLSLLSVCGAAQQWRLLRVHGMAKTIIDAVLGLSFDDPPSNLAAAALFYILTSDGQNDDLLDSPNCIHFLLKLLKPISSNAGKENAPSIGSKLLGMCKNAGFLQNSAKGMDSSVAAISLKVREMLINRKEIKPGGDCDNGTEKPELNPKWISLLTIEKACLSAVSIEDSSGAVRKTGGNFKENLRKYGGLDAVFEEARKNHFVMEEWLEQTYAPDSKDTMGEESLVLLLKCLKIMENATFLSKDNQCHLLGMKGKHDGQQAPNSFTKLILSFIKIISGISLFRSFPGSSFDKNLSDTSNGSSQSGCSMEWTISQKSFNASQHNQFLICGQPESFKSCLEPTQVSSDPLLLKMRVESSKAGSCSGSFGNSNTVSSVRCFDSRMEFGSGKTLLVGTNIGAMDDSLDPFAFDEDDFEPSKWDLLSGRLIKTHSQESRPTTRPFKDGSHSLLVLSQQESSNTENRDNQEASCSSTVDEEQSILLADCLLTAVKVLMNLTNDNPEGCLQIANSGGLEILSSLIADHFSSFTLPSPHSDDLRESSLSPRSSSKIDLQSNPSLSDQELDFLVAILGLLVNLVEKDSCNRARLAAASVSLPHLEGNGVNRRDVISLLCSIFLANQGDGEAAGEEKCLSLEVEDSILQGEKEAEKMIVEAYAALLLAFLSKESKCTRNSIAKCLPKQNLSVLVPVLERFVEFHLTLNMISPETHTAVLEVIESCRIH from the exons ATGCAAAAGTTCAGAAAGAAGCCCTATTTTCTATCAG GTATGATCGTTAGGAAGTACGGTCGCCGGAGTAGAGACTTGACCAGGAGCTATTCCGGGGCCAATAGCCTATCCGACGTCGTCTTCGATTCTCCTTCCCAAGGATTCTCTCAAGATGTTTACAATTTCACCTTGTCGTCCCAGGACTCAGCTCGCTGTAACTGGTCCGATCCCGACGGTTTCAATTCATCCCAGGAGACGAGGAAATTGACGATTTTGCCCTCAGTAAAGGATGGGGATTTTGATGGGGGGTTGTGGAAACCGAAGAAAGTGAAATTGTTTGACGTTGATTTGGAGACATACGGTTCAAGTTCTTCTCAAGATTCGAGAGAATTTGCAATTCCGAGCTGTGGGTATGTGGGCGAAGATGGGATTTTGGAGTTTTCTGATGGGGGTTTCCGGAAACCAAAGAAAGTCAAGAAAATCAATTCGGATCCACACGGCTTTGATTCATCTCTGGAGATACACCAGAGCAAGGGCGGGGAGAATAAGGTGTTTGAGATTTCACATGGTGAGTTTTGGGAATCAGCGGAGTTCAAGAACGTTGATTATGATTCATATGGGTTAAATTCCTCTCAGGAATTGAGTGAATTGGGGATTTCACTGCCAAGAAAGTGCAAAGCTGATGGTGATCCCTGGAAATTTGACGAGGTTTCTAGGAAACCCATCAAGAAGAGGAAGAAGGAAAATGTGTTCTCacagaagaaaaaaaataagaCTAATATGAAAATTAAGGAGTTGGTATCAGCCGATGTAGGTCTCGCCAGTACATTGATGGAGACTCAGGAGTTTGGGGAGATGATGGAACACATGGATGAGGTGAATTTTGCATTGGATGGATTGATGAAGGGACAGCAGGTGACCGTTAGGAGGGCAAGTCTTCTGTCATTGTTATCTGTTTGTGGAGCGGCACAACAAtggaggcttttaagggttcaTGG AATGGCCAAAACAATCATAGATGCTGTATTGGGACTCAGCTTTGATGACCCTCCCAGCAACCTTGCTGCTGCTGCTTTATTTTACATTCTGACAAGTGAT GGTCAAAATGATGATCTACTGGATTCACCAAATTGCATTCACTTTCTGTTAAAATTGTTGAAGCCAATTTCATCTAATGCTGGCAAAGAAAATGCACCGAGCATTGGGAGCAAGCTTCTAGGCATGTGCAAGAATGCTGGTTTCTTACAAAATTCAGCCAAGGGAATGGATTCCAGTGTTGCTGCAATATCACTCAAGGTTCGTGAGATGCTTATCAATCGCAAGGAAATAAAGCCAGGGGGTGATTGTGATAATGGAACAGAAAAGCCCGAGTTGAATCCCAAATGGATTAGTTTACTTACAATTGAGAAAGCTTGCTTATCTGCTGTCTCTATTGAAG ACAGCTCTGGTGCTGTACGAAAAACTGGTGGTAACTTCAAGGAAAATTTGAGAAAATATGGAGGACTTGATGCTGTGTTTGAAGAGGCAAGGAAAAATCATTTTGTTATGGAG GAATGGTTGGAGCAGACTTATGCACCAGATTCAAAAGATACTATGGGAGAAGAAAGTCTAGTATTGCTTTTGAAATGTCTAAAAATCATGGAAAATGCTACATTTCTTAGCAAAGATAATCAG TGCCACTTGCTTGGGATGAAAGGAAAACATGATGGTCAACAAGCTCCAAATTCTTTCACAAAGCTCATTCTGAGCTTCATTAAGATTATCTCAG GCATTTCCTTATTCAGAAGTTTCCCTGGCAGTTCTTTTGATAAAAATTTGTCTGACACTTCCAACGGAAGCAGTCAATCTGGTTGTAGCATGGAATGGACTATTTCTCAGAAAAGTTTCAATGCATCACAACACAATCAATTCCTGATTTGTGGTCAACCAGAATCTTTCAAGTCTTGTCTCGAACCTACTCAGGTTTCATCTGATCCTCTATTGCTCAAGATGAGAGTAGAATCTTCAAAAGCAGGGTCATGCAGTGGATCATTCGGGAACTCAAACACTGTTTCTAGTGTGAGATGTTTTGATTCAAGAATGGAATTTGGCAGTGGAAAGACCCTACTCGTGGGTACTAACATTGGAGCTATGGATGACAGCCTAGATCCTTTTGCATTTGATGAGGATGACTTTGAACCCTCAAAGTGGGATTTATTATCCGGGAGGTTAATTAAAACTCACTCACAAGAAAGTAGGCCAACCACGAGACCATTTAAAGACGGGAGTCATTCCCTACTAGTGTTGAGCCAGCAAGAGTCTAGCAACACAGAAAATCGTGATAATCAGGAGGCATCTTGTTCTTCAACGGTTGATGAAGAGCAGTCCATCCTTCTAGCAGATTGTCTTCTCACTGCTGTCAAG GTTCTTATGAACTTGACCAATGATAACCCTGAGGGTTGTCTACAAATTGCAAACTCCGGTGGACTGGAAATTTTATCTTCGCTGATTGCTGATCATTTCTCATCATTCACCTTGCCTTCGCCACACAGTGATGATCTGAGAGAGAGTAGTTTGTCACCTAGATCAAGTTCGAAGATTGATCTCCAGAGTAACCCAAGTTTATCTGATCAAGAGCTGGACTTTCTTGTGGCTATTTTAGGTTTGCTTGTGAATTTGGTAGAGAAGGATAGCTGCAATAG AGCTCGGCTTGCAGCTGCTAGTGTTTCATTACCCCACCTGGAAGGCAATGGAGTGAATAGAAGAGATGTGATCTCGCTTCTATGCTCAATTTTTTTGGCTAACCAAGGGGATGGTGAGGCTGCTGGAGAGGAAAAATGTTTGTCCTTG GAGGTTGAAGATTCCATATTACAGGGAGAAAAGGAAGCTGAGAAGATGATTGTAGAAGCTTATGCTGCTCTTCTTCTTGCATTCCTTTCGAAAGAAAG TAAGTGCACGCGGAACTCCATTGCTAAATGTCTCCCCAAGCAGAACCTGTCAGTACTTGTTCCGGTGTTGGAGAGATTTGTG GAATTTCATCTGACGTTGAACATGATTTCACCGGAAACGCACACTGCCGTGCTGGAAGTTATTGAATCATGCAGGATTCATTGA